ACAAATGTCCTTAAAGGGCGGAGATATCTCTTAATAAAGAAAATATTTCTGGGAATTTTGAGAGCTAAATACATTTAATTCAAAAATATGGCTCAATCTGGTGAAATTATTGCTCCTATTGGAAATTACATTACTATTTGCAAGAGAAAAAACAAGAATTTAGAAACCACTAAGTTAGTGGGAGTTACAGTAGAAAAGGAAATTATTTATAAAGATTGTTCTGGAAAACAAAGATTAGAAGATTGTTTAATCGTTGAAAAAGGGGATTTTGTGACTTGCTTAATGCGGGTGGGCAGGGATAAAAGGTTACCGATAGGTTTATATTCAGATTCAGAATTATCTATAGTGAGTTTCAGTTACTACGTGTTTAGAGTTAATAATTCTGACTTACATAGTGAATATTTGATGATATATTTCAAAAACTCAACAATGGATAAAAAATCTGTTTTTTGATCAGATAAGGGAATTAGAGGAACTTTATCTTGAGATAATTTCATCAAACTTCCTATTGTAGTTCCTGCATTAGAAGAACAAAAAAAGATAGTTTACAAATATCAAACAATCGAGCAGTTAATACAAAACAAAAGAAAAATTAACGAATTGTTGGAAAAGTGGATGAAAGCTCACTATCATATTTTGTTTGATAATTT
Above is a window of Mycoplasma ovis str. Michigan DNA encoding:
- a CDS encoding restriction endonuclease subunit S, which gives rise to MAQSGEIIAPIGNYITICKRKNKNLETTKLVGVTVEKEIIYKDCSGKQRLEDCLIVEKGDFVTCLMRVGRDKRLPIGLYSDSELSIVSFSYYVFRVNNSDLHSEYLMIYFKNSTMDKKSVFWSDKGIRGTLSWDNFIKLPIVVPALEEQKKIVYKYQTIEQLIQNKRKINELLEKWMKAHYHILFDNLEEFTSEILGNLFQVLKGSQPPKSNFYLEKLYFCKRGGIPFLRTKDIFECKFLNSTSEQLTEAGFKRCKAKLIPENGLIFVGTAGRQGGRLLINQLKTLIISPNLWVIEGGANTICLFLIFTFWLGKMPQN